From the Aquitalea magnusonii genome, one window contains:
- a CDS encoding LexA family protein, whose translation MRTLSETLSQLSLPLFASRVPAGSPVAADDLKEADIDLNAHLVSHPASTFMVTVKGDSMINAGIHDGDLLIVDRALPARSGKVVVAVINGELTVKRLEKTASGLFLMPENPAYSPIEVPEEAALFIWGVVTNVIHPVS comes from the coding sequence ATCCGCACCCTGTCGGAAACCCTCAGCCAGTTGTCGCTGCCCTTGTTCGCCAGCCGGGTACCCGCCGGCTCACCCGTGGCAGCCGATGACCTGAAAGAAGCCGACATCGACCTGAATGCCCATCTGGTGAGCCACCCGGCCAGTACCTTCATGGTGACGGTGAAGGGCGACTCGATGATCAATGCCGGCATTCACGATGGCGACCTGCTGATTGTCGACCGCGCCCTGCCAGCACGCAGCGGCAAGGTGGTGGTGGCGGTGATCAACGGGGAGCTTACCGTGAAGCGGCTGGAAAAAACGGCAAGTGGTCTGTTCCTGATGCCGGAGAACCCGGCTTACTCGCCAATCGAAGTGCCGGAAGAAGCGGCATTGTTTATCTGGGGTGTAGTGACCAACGTCATTCACCCGGTCTCGTAA
- a CDS encoding helix-turn-helix transcriptional regulator produces MQIAVSDLAFHHRLGKLLEQLGEPRFWPVLASFLGEIATFDTWVVLLFQADQPPLILADHAANLAADDLFADYRAGLYRIDPFYAFSQQNPQPGLYRLDDVAPDSFRDTEYYRQYFSRNVGEDELQFLLPIAGQGVLSLSLASRQRFSASAVGRCQLFSPWLLPLMRKAWQFDASLIAQQQNNPAQRQMRLEDALRQRGNPQLTEREVQVALLILAGHSTKAIARELGISQDTAKVHRRNLYAKLGVSQQAGLFLLFAAPDAASGTTPVN; encoded by the coding sequence ATGCAGATCGCCGTGAGTGACCTGGCCTTTCATCACCGGCTGGGGAAATTGCTGGAACAACTGGGAGAGCCACGCTTCTGGCCGGTGCTGGCCAGCTTTTTGGGCGAGATTGCCACCTTCGATACCTGGGTGGTGCTGCTGTTCCAGGCCGACCAGCCCCCGCTGATCCTGGCGGATCATGCCGCCAATCTGGCAGCGGACGATTTGTTTGCCGACTACCGTGCCGGGCTGTACCGCATCGACCCCTTCTATGCTTTCAGCCAGCAAAACCCGCAGCCCGGCCTGTATCGGCTGGATGATGTGGCACCGGATTCCTTCCGCGACACCGAATACTACCGCCAGTATTTCAGCCGCAATGTCGGGGAAGACGAGCTGCAATTCCTGCTGCCTATTGCCGGTCAGGGCGTGTTGTCACTGTCGCTGGCCAGCCGCCAGCGCTTCAGTGCCAGCGCGGTTGGTCGTTGCCAGTTATTCAGCCCCTGGCTGCTGCCCTTGATGCGCAAGGCATGGCAATTTGATGCCAGCCTGATTGCACAGCAGCAAAACAATCCGGCTCAGCGCCAGATGCGGCTGGAAGATGCCTTGCGCCAGCGCGGCAATCCGCAACTGACCGAGCGCGAGGTACAAGTTGCCCTGCTGATTCTGGCCGGACACTCCACCAAGGCCATTGCCCGTGAGCTGGGCATCTCCCAGGACACCGCCAAGGTCCACCGGCGCAATCTGTACGCCAAGCTGGGCGTCAGCCAGCAGGCCGGTTTGTTTCTGCTGTTTGCCGCACCAGATGCAGCCTCCGGCACCACGCCCGTCAACTGA
- a CDS encoding aldehyde dehydrogenase, which translates to MLSSKDLSFWTACASALQPAAQAYIDGRLQDAVDGRQFASICPHTGHTIAMVARCAQADVDLAVSAARRSFEGGDWSRCHPRERKPVLQKLAQLLRDNADELALLDCLDMGKPISDALNIDVPATAALFDWYAEACDKLYDEVAPSGPDALALVTREPVGVVAAVIPWNFPLDMAAWKVAPALAAGNSVLLKPAEQSPLSAIRLAQLASEAGLPDGVLNVLPGYGEEAGQALGLHPDIDCLSFTGSTEIGKRFLAYSAASNMKMVWLECGGKSPNLVFGDCADLDAAARKAAFGICFNQGQVCSASSRLLVENSIHDRFVEKVLTEMAHYQPGNPLDPATRLGSLVDAGHTGRVHGFIEDGVRQGARLLAGGERLRLGDSDCYLQPTLFTGVTPQMRIAREEIFGPVLSVLRFDSEAEAIAMANDSIYGLAAAVWTDQLQRAHRVARALRAGTVSVNTVDALDPGVPFGGCKQSGFGRDLSLHALDKFSQLKTTWISL; encoded by the coding sequence ATGTTGTCATCGAAAGATCTGTCATTCTGGACGGCTTGCGCCAGCGCGCTGCAGCCTGCTGCACAGGCCTATATTGATGGCCGGCTGCAAGATGCAGTAGATGGCCGCCAGTTTGCCAGCATCTGTCCGCACACCGGCCATACCATCGCCATGGTGGCGCGCTGTGCGCAGGCGGATGTCGACCTGGCAGTGAGCGCGGCGCGGCGCAGCTTTGAGGGCGGGGACTGGTCGCGCTGTCATCCGCGAGAGCGCAAACCGGTGCTGCAAAAACTGGCACAACTGCTGCGCGACAACGCCGATGAGCTGGCCTTGCTGGATTGCCTGGACATGGGCAAGCCGATTTCCGATGCGCTGAATATCGACGTGCCGGCCACGGCGGCCTTGTTCGACTGGTATGCGGAGGCCTGCGACAAGCTGTATGACGAAGTGGCCCCCAGCGGCCCGGATGCGCTGGCGCTGGTGACGCGCGAACCGGTGGGCGTGGTGGCGGCGGTGATTCCGTGGAATTTCCCGCTGGACATGGCCGCCTGGAAAGTGGCCCCGGCGCTGGCTGCAGGCAATAGCGTGCTGCTGAAACCGGCCGAGCAGTCGCCGTTGTCTGCCATCCGTCTGGCGCAGTTGGCCAGCGAGGCCGGTCTGCCGGATGGCGTGCTGAACGTGCTGCCCGGCTATGGCGAGGAAGCCGGGCAGGCGCTGGGCCTGCATCCGGACATCGACTGCCTGTCGTTTACTGGCAGCACCGAAATCGGCAAGCGCTTTCTGGCGTATTCCGCCGCTTCCAACATGAAGATGGTGTGGCTGGAGTGCGGTGGCAAAAGCCCGAATCTGGTGTTTGGCGACTGTGCCGACCTGGACGCCGCAGCACGCAAGGCGGCCTTCGGCATCTGCTTCAATCAGGGCCAGGTGTGTTCGGCCAGCTCGCGTCTGCTGGTGGAAAACAGCATCCACGACCGTTTTGTCGAAAAAGTGCTGACCGAAATGGCGCATTACCAGCCGGGCAACCCGCTGGACCCGGCCACACGGCTGGGCTCGCTGGTGGATGCCGGGCATACCGGCCGGGTACACGGCTTTATCGAGGACGGCGTGCGGCAGGGTGCGCGCTTGCTGGCTGGTGGCGAGCGGTTGCGACTGGGTGACAGTGATTGCTATTTGCAACCCACCCTGTTTACCGGGGTGACGCCGCAGATGCGTATTGCCCGCGAAGAGATTTTCGGCCCGGTGCTATCGGTGCTGCGTTTTGACAGCGAGGCCGAAGCCATTGCCATGGCCAATGACAGCATTTACGGCCTGGCAGCCGCGGTGTGGACCGACCAGTTGCAGCGGGCGCACCGCGTGGCGCGTGCCTTGCGCGCCGGTACTGTCTCGGTCAACACCGTGGACGCGCTGGACCCCGGCGTACCGTTTGGCGGCTGCAAGCAGTCCGGCTTTGGCCGCGACCTGTCCCTGCATGCGCTGGACAAGTTCAGCCAGCTCAAAACCACCTGGATCAGCCTGTAA
- a CDS encoding aspartate aminotransferase family protein, with protein MRTNQKQRSTADYQAMDAAHHIHAFLDQKALNEEGPRVITRGEGLYVWDSEGKQYLDGMSGLWCTNVGYGRQELIDAATRQLKELSYYNMFFHTTHPAVVELSERLFSLLPGSYSHVIYTNSGSEANEVLIRTVRRFWDVMGQPDKKIFIGRQNGYHGSTVGSASLGGMAFMHEMGNLPIPGVEHIDEPDWYRHGGSLSPAEFGLQCARALEQKILQLGADKVAAFVAEPFQGAGGMIFPPESYWPEIQRICRQYDVLLCADEVIGGFGRTGEWFAHQHFDFQPDTLSIAKGLTSGYIPMGGLVLSRRMAQALIDKGGVFAHGLTYSGHPVAAAVALANLDVLQGEGMVEAVKQDTGPYLQRCLREVFADHPLVGDIQGTGMVAALQLCEDKASRKLFANEDDIGWRCRSHGFDEGLIIRSTHGRMIMAPALAITRSQIDELLSKTRRAVDRTARELGIL; from the coding sequence ATGCGCACGAATCAGAAGCAACGCAGTACCGCCGACTATCAGGCCATGGATGCCGCCCACCATATTCATGCCTTTCTGGACCAGAAAGCCCTGAACGAGGAGGGGCCGCGCGTCATCACCCGTGGCGAAGGGCTGTATGTGTGGGACAGCGAAGGCAAGCAGTATCTGGACGGCATGTCCGGCCTGTGGTGTACCAATGTCGGCTATGGCCGGCAGGAGCTGATTGATGCCGCCACCCGGCAGCTCAAGGAACTGAGTTACTACAATATGTTTTTCCACACCACCCACCCGGCGGTGGTGGAGTTGTCCGAGCGGCTGTTTTCCCTGCTGCCTGGCAGTTACAGCCATGTGATTTATACCAATTCCGGCTCCGAAGCCAATGAGGTGCTGATCCGCACCGTACGCCGCTTCTGGGATGTGATGGGGCAGCCGGACAAGAAAATCTTCATCGGCCGCCAGAATGGCTATCACGGCTCCACCGTGGGCAGCGCCTCGCTCGGTGGCATGGCCTTCATGCACGAGATGGGCAATCTGCCGATTCCGGGGGTTGAGCACATTGACGAGCCGGACTGGTATCGCCACGGCGGCAGCCTCAGCCCGGCGGAATTCGGCCTGCAGTGCGCCCGCGCGCTGGAGCAGAAAATCCTGCAACTGGGCGCGGACAAGGTGGCGGCATTTGTGGCCGAACCGTTCCAGGGTGCCGGTGGCATGATTTTTCCACCGGAAAGCTACTGGCCGGAGATCCAGCGCATTTGCCGTCAGTACGATGTGCTGCTGTGTGCCGACGAGGTGATTGGCGGTTTTGGCCGCACTGGCGAATGGTTTGCCCATCAGCATTTCGACTTCCAGCCCGACACGCTGAGCATTGCCAAGGGGCTGACCTCCGGCTACATCCCCATGGGCGGGCTGGTGCTGTCGCGGCGCATGGCGCAGGCCCTGATCGACAAGGGCGGAGTGTTTGCCCACGGCCTGACCTATTCCGGTCACCCGGTGGCTGCCGCGGTGGCACTGGCCAATCTGGATGTGTTGCAGGGCGAAGGCATGGTGGAGGCCGTCAAGCAGGATACCGGCCCCTATCTGCAACGCTGCCTGCGTGAAGTGTTTGCCGACCACCCGCTGGTGGGCGATATCCAGGGCACGGGCATGGTGGCGGCCTTGCAGCTGTGCGAAGACAAGGCCAGCCGCAAGCTGTTTGCCAATGAAGACGATATCGGCTGGCGTTGCCGCAGCCATGGTTTTGACGAGGGGCTGATCATCCGCTCTACCCATGGCCGCATGATCATGGCACCGGCACTGGCCATTACCCGCAGCCAGATTGATGAGCTGCTGAGCAAAACCCGGCGGGCGGTGGATCGCACTGCCCGCGAGCTGGGCATCTTGTAA
- a CDS encoding phasin family protein, whose product MSFNDKSKQPNQTAGVDITLKFLQVSMNNVEQLVNFQISTSREHLDNYAKSLQALSQASTPQEAISQISDLAKANANRAMECSGEFCGILTKAQEDLQGLALEHLSSMQNSLQGMASYLQPPPNSSDKKK is encoded by the coding sequence ATGTCATTCAACGACAAGTCCAAGCAGCCAAATCAGACTGCCGGCGTGGATATCACGCTGAAATTCCTGCAAGTCTCGATGAACAATGTCGAACAACTGGTCAATTTCCAGATCAGCACCAGCCGCGAACATCTGGACAACTACGCCAAGTCGCTGCAAGCGCTGAGCCAGGCCAGCACACCGCAGGAAGCCATCAGCCAGATCAGCGATCTGGCCAAAGCCAATGCCAACCGGGCCATGGAGTGCTCTGGCGAATTCTGCGGCATCCTGACCAAGGCACAGGAAGACTTGCAAGGCCTGGCACTGGAACACCTCTCCAGCATGCAAAATTCCTTGCAAGGCATGGCCAGCTATCTGCAACCGCCACCCAATAGCAGCGACAAAAAGAAATAA
- a CDS encoding B12-binding domain-containing radical SAM protein gives MQLNTTPMQTSTANASPRVLSLIPPMTQLNTPYPSTAYITGFLRSRQVTAFQEDLALQLVLRLFSVSGLQAVRQQLDAIPPKKRSAQLHSFVGQFERYLATIGPVIAFLQGRDSTVAHRICGRNFLPEGERFAALEVYVDPDDPYGGDPLAWAFGALGQQDRARHLATLYLNDIADVLREAVDERFEFVRYAESLAMSQPTFEPLARALAGKPTLVDDTLQQLVEEAIARHQPDIVLLSVPFPGSVYAAFRIAQTIKARWPAIRTVLGGGFVNTELRELKEPRVFDYFDFITLDDGEKPLLALLEHWQGKRSASRLVRTFMREDGQVRYINMMEADIPFEEVGTPTWDGLPIDRYLSLLDMLNPMHRLWSDGRWNKLTVAHGCYWKKCSFCDVTLDYISRYETASASTLVDRIEAIITETDQTGFHFVDEAAPPKMLRALAEELLRRNVSISWWGNIRFEKSFTPELCQLLAESGCIAISGGLEVASDRLLKLMKKGVSVEQVARVTQSFTEAGVLVHAYLMYGFPTQTVQDTVDALEYVRQLFDTGCIQSGFFHRFACTVHSPVGQNPEEYGVTLQPLPPVSFAKNDVGFIDPTGTDHDAMGKALNKALYNFMHGIGLDQDVRNWFSGRVPKPRVPRNFIARALG, from the coding sequence ATGCAGTTGAATACCACCCCCATGCAGACGTCCACCGCCAATGCGTCGCCACGCGTGCTATCACTCATCCCGCCGATGACGCAGTTGAACACGCCCTACCCGTCCACCGCCTATATCACCGGCTTTCTGCGCTCGCGCCAGGTCACGGCCTTTCAGGAAGACCTGGCCTTGCAACTGGTATTGCGACTGTTTTCGGTAAGCGGCCTGCAGGCGGTACGCCAGCAGCTTGACGCCATCCCACCGAAAAAACGCAGTGCGCAACTACACAGCTTTGTCGGCCAGTTTGAGCGCTACCTGGCCACCATCGGCCCGGTCATTGCCTTTTTGCAAGGGCGTGACTCCACCGTGGCGCATCGCATCTGCGGCCGCAATTTCCTGCCGGAAGGCGAGCGCTTTGCCGCGCTGGAAGTGTATGTGGACCCGGACGACCCCTATGGCGGCGACCCGCTGGCCTGGGCCTTTGGCGCACTGGGTCAGCAGGACCGCGCCCGCCATCTGGCCACGCTCTACCTGAATGACATTGCCGACGTGCTGCGCGAGGCGGTGGATGAGCGTTTTGAATTCGTGCGCTATGCCGAATCACTGGCCATGAGCCAGCCCACCTTCGAGCCGCTGGCCCGCGCCCTGGCCGGCAAACCCACGCTGGTGGACGACACCCTGCAACAGCTGGTGGAAGAAGCCATTGCCCGGCATCAGCCGGACATCGTGCTGCTGTCGGTACCCTTCCCCGGTTCGGTGTATGCAGCCTTCCGCATCGCCCAGACCATCAAGGCGCGCTGGCCGGCCATCCGCACCGTGCTGGGCGGCGGCTTCGTCAATACCGAGCTGCGCGAGCTGAAAGAACCACGGGTGTTCGATTATTTCGACTTCATCACGCTGGACGATGGCGAAAAACCGCTGCTGGCGCTGCTGGAACACTGGCAAGGCAAACGCTCGGCATCGCGGCTGGTGCGCACCTTCATGCGCGAAGACGGCCAGGTGCGCTACATCAATATGATGGAAGCCGATATTCCGTTCGAAGAAGTCGGCACGCCCACCTGGGACGGCCTGCCCATCGACCGCTACCTGTCGCTGCTGGACATGCTCAACCCCATGCACCGGCTGTGGAGCGACGGGCGCTGGAACAAGCTGACGGTGGCACATGGCTGCTACTGGAAAAAATGCAGCTTCTGTGACGTGACACTGGACTACATCTCGCGCTACGAAACCGCCTCTGCCAGCACCCTGGTGGACCGCATCGAGGCCATCATTACCGAAACCGACCAGACCGGCTTCCATTTTGTCGACGAGGCTGCGCCGCCCAAGATGCTGCGCGCGCTGGCCGAAGAACTGCTGCGCCGCAATGTGTCCATTTCCTGGTGGGGCAATATCCGCTTCGAGAAATCCTTCACGCCGGAGCTGTGCCAGTTGCTGGCGGAAAGCGGCTGCATTGCCATTTCCGGCGGGCTGGAAGTGGCCTCGGACCGCCTGCTCAAGCTGATGAAAAAAGGCGTGTCGGTGGAACAGGTGGCACGGGTGACGCAAAGCTTTACCGAAGCCGGCGTGCTGGTGCATGCCTACCTGATGTACGGCTTTCCCACCCAGACAGTGCAGGACACGGTGGATGCGCTGGAATACGTGCGCCAGCTATTTGATACCGGCTGCATCCAGTCCGGCTTCTTCCACCGCTTTGCCTGTACCGTGCATTCACCGGTGGGGCAGAACCCGGAAGAATACGGCGTCACCCTGCAGCCCTTGCCGCCAGTCAGCTTTGCCAAGAATGATGTCGGCTTCATCGACCCCACCGGCACCGACCACGACGCCATGGGCAAGGCGCTCAACAAAGCCTTGTACAACTTCATGCACGGCATCGGGCTGGATCAGGATGTACGCAACTGGTTTAGCGGTCGGGTACCCAAGCCGCGCGTGCCGCGCAATTTCATTGCCCGTGCCTTGGGCTGA
- a CDS encoding thioredoxin family protein: MAFCSSFTPQDQDPSAEQLQATPGRLLLEFGAPWCAHCQVVQPLLASAMQQHPDLPHLKIEDGKGRRLGRSFRVKLWPTLLLLQDGQEMARLVRPDSQQAVEQFLAGLPAAARTS; encoded by the coding sequence ATGGCCTTTTGCAGCAGCTTCACCCCGCAGGATCAGGATCCGTCTGCCGAACAATTGCAGGCCACGCCCGGCAGGCTGCTGCTGGAATTCGGTGCGCCCTGGTGCGCGCATTGCCAGGTAGTACAGCCTTTGCTGGCCAGCGCCATGCAGCAGCACCCCGACTTGCCGCACCTTAAGATAGAGGACGGCAAAGGCCGCAGGCTGGGACGCAGCTTCAGGGTCAAGCTGTGGCCCACGCTGCTGCTGTTGCAAGACGGGCAGGAAATGGCCCGGCTGGTACGGCCCGACAGCCAGCAGGCGGTCGAACAATTCCTGGCCGGTCTGCCTGCCGCAGCACGCACATCCTGA
- the argE gene encoding acetylornithine deacetylase — protein MESLTLLNTLIGFDTTSRLSNLQLISFVRTYLAGYGIDSCIVENEDGSKANLYATIGPTDRPGVMLAGHTDVVPVDGQTWHSDPFQLDIRDKRAYGRGSADMKGFLASVLALVPRLAQSQLHTPVHLAFTYDEEIGCIGVRRLLEVLGGLPVLPAMGIIGEPTQMKLVAAHKGKTAWRVTARGHEGHSSNPTAGVNAVEYAAELVSYIRSLARQRRQHGPFDPLYEVPYSTLHVGTMQGGTALNIIPAHCQFDFEIRHLPEDPPQSLLDAIRNHALQVLQPEMQAVDPACGFDFSEKTSYPGLLTPPDAHVVRFVQGLLGDHTPPRKIAFGTEGGLFAERCGIPTVVCGPGDIAQAHQPDEWLALEQLAACDAFLSRLAAQLVNC, from the coding sequence ATGGAATCGCTTACCCTGCTCAACACGCTGATCGGCTTTGATACCACCAGCCGGCTGAGCAATCTGCAATTGATCAGTTTTGTCCGCACCTATCTGGCAGGCTATGGCATAGATAGCTGCATCGTGGAAAACGAAGACGGGAGCAAGGCCAATCTGTACGCCACCATCGGCCCCACCGACCGCCCCGGCGTGATGCTGGCCGGACACACCGATGTGGTGCCGGTAGATGGTCAGACATGGCACAGCGACCCTTTCCAGTTGGATATCCGTGACAAGCGGGCTTATGGCCGTGGCAGTGCCGACATGAAAGGCTTTCTGGCCAGCGTGTTGGCACTGGTACCGCGCCTGGCGCAAAGCCAGTTGCATACTCCGGTACATCTGGCTTTCACCTATGACGAGGAAATCGGCTGCATCGGCGTGCGCCGCCTGCTGGAAGTGCTGGGCGGGCTGCCGGTACTACCCGCCATGGGCATCATTGGCGAACCGACACAGATGAAACTGGTGGCCGCCCACAAGGGCAAGACCGCCTGGCGGGTGACGGCGCGGGGGCACGAAGGCCATTCCAGCAATCCGACTGCCGGGGTGAATGCGGTGGAATACGCCGCCGAACTGGTGAGCTACATCCGCAGTCTGGCGCGGCAGCGACGCCAGCACGGCCCGTTCGATCCCTTGTATGAAGTGCCTTACAGCACGCTGCACGTCGGCACCATGCAAGGCGGCACCGCGCTGAACATCATCCCCGCGCACTGCCAGTTCGACTTTGAAATCCGCCACTTGCCGGAAGACCCGCCGCAAAGCCTGCTGGACGCCATTCGCAACCATGCCCTGCAGGTGTTGCAGCCGGAAATGCAGGCGGTCGACCCCGCCTGCGGCTTTGATTTCAGCGAAAAAACCAGCTATCCGGGCCTGCTCACCCCGCCAGACGCCCACGTCGTGCGCTTTGTGCAGGGCTTGCTAGGCGACCACACCCCGCCACGCAAGATTGCCTTTGGCACCGAAGGCGGGCTGTTTGCCGAGCGCTGCGGCATTCCCACCGTGGTATGCGGTCCTGGCGATATCGCCCAGGCACATCAGCCGGACGAATGGCTGGCGCTGGAGCAACTGGCTGCCTGCGATGCCTTCCTGTCACGTCTGGCAGCCCAGTTGGTCAATTGCTAA
- a CDS encoding LysR family transcriptional regulator has protein sequence MQYTLRQLAYLVAVADHGSVTAAANALYTSQPGISSAIAQLEEQFGLQFFIRHHAKGVSLTPAGQSFVAVARNLLAHADDLSQHASALSQSLQGTLALGCFTTIAPLFLPRLLAAMRESYPDITVQLHEGDTGQLQQALLSGQTELALLYDLDLAPSLYRQTLQTVLPYAVLPASHPLATQTAVSLHDLADLPMVLLDLPHSREYFLSVFRLHNLEARVRHKTVSFELVRGLVAAGNGYALLNLRPQTRQSYAGDALVYLPIVEDVPALNIVLAWPQELRLTRRAEAFVSLCEQSISRLG, from the coding sequence ATGCAATACACCCTGCGGCAACTGGCTTACCTGGTGGCAGTGGCCGACCACGGCAGTGTGACTGCGGCAGCCAATGCCCTGTACACCTCGCAGCCGGGGATTTCCAGCGCCATCGCCCAACTGGAGGAGCAGTTCGGCCTGCAGTTTTTCATTCGCCACCATGCCAAGGGCGTGTCGCTGACGCCCGCCGGGCAAAGCTTTGTCGCGGTGGCGCGCAACCTGCTGGCGCATGCGGACGACCTCAGCCAGCATGCCAGTGCGCTGAGCCAGTCCTTGCAAGGCACGCTGGCGCTGGGTTGCTTCACCACCATTGCCCCCTTGTTTCTGCCGCGCCTGCTGGCCGCCATGCGCGAGTCCTACCCCGATATCACGGTGCAGCTGCATGAAGGCGATACCGGCCAGTTGCAGCAGGCACTGCTCAGCGGGCAGACCGAGCTGGCCTTGCTGTACGACCTGGATCTGGCCCCCAGCCTGTACCGGCAGACGCTGCAAACCGTCTTGCCTTACGCCGTGCTGCCGGCCAGTCATCCGCTGGCCACGCAAACGGCAGTGTCACTGCATGATCTGGCTGATTTACCCATGGTGTTGCTGGATTTGCCACATAGCCGGGAGTATTTCCTGTCGGTATTCCGTCTGCACAATCTGGAAGCACGGGTGCGCCACAAGACGGTGAGTTTTGAACTGGTGCGTGGCCTGGTGGCGGCAGGCAACGGCTATGCGCTGCTGAACCTGCGCCCGCAAACCCGGCAGTCCTATGCCGGTGATGCCCTGGTGTACCTGCCGATTGTGGAGGACGTGCCTGCGCTGAATATCGTGCTGGCCTGGCCGCAAGAGCTGCGCCTGACCCGCCGCGCCGAGGCCTTTGTCTCGCTGTGCGAGCAGAGCATCAGCCGCTTGGGTTGA
- a CDS encoding ABC transporter substrate-binding protein: protein MPTFKHCRVAAVLGCVLLSAAAQAAELTVVSFGGANKEAQQKAYYQPFAASSGIKVVSGDYNGEMARVRAMVDSKRVSWDVLDVESPDLLRGCDEGMFEKLDYRRIIKPAELLPGAAQTCGMAAYAWSTVLAYNSDKLKTAPRSWADFWDVKKYPGKRALRKGAKYTLEIALMADGVAAHDVYKVLNTPAGLNRAFAKLDQLKPYIQWWEAGAQPAQYLAAGDVVMSSAYNGRISAAQKEGGKQLQMVWNGNIYDYDYWTIPKGSPNLDAAYKFLAFVSQPGAQAEYVKGISYGVSHRKAPALIDKGILGNLPTAPQNLKQGVAIDSSFWVDHGENLEQRFNAWAAR from the coding sequence ATGCCCACATTCAAGCATTGTCGTGTTGCAGCCGTACTGGGCTGCGTATTGCTGAGCGCTGCCGCCCAGGCTGCCGAACTGACCGTGGTGTCGTTTGGTGGTGCCAACAAGGAAGCCCAGCAAAAAGCCTACTACCAGCCCTTTGCCGCCAGCAGCGGCATCAAGGTGGTGAGTGGCGATTACAACGGTGAAATGGCACGGGTGCGTGCCATGGTAGACAGCAAGCGGGTGAGCTGGGACGTGCTGGACGTCGAATCGCCAGACCTGCTGCGCGGCTGTGACGAAGGCATGTTCGAAAAGCTGGACTACCGCCGCATCATCAAGCCGGCCGAACTGCTGCCCGGTGCCGCCCAGACCTGCGGCATGGCAGCCTACGCCTGGAGCACGGTGCTGGCCTATAACAGCGACAAGCTGAAGACCGCCCCGCGTTCCTGGGCCGATTTCTGGGACGTGAAGAAATACCCCGGCAAGCGCGCCTTGCGCAAAGGGGCCAAGTACACGCTGGAAATTGCCCTGATGGCAGACGGGGTGGCAGCGCATGATGTGTACAAGGTGCTTAATACCCCGGCGGGTTTGAATCGTGCCTTTGCCAAGCTGGACCAGCTCAAGCCCTATATCCAGTGGTGGGAAGCCGGTGCCCAGCCCGCGCAATATCTGGCCGCTGGCGATGTGGTGATGAGTTCGGCCTATAACGGCCGCATCAGCGCGGCGCAGAAGGAAGGCGGCAAACAGCTGCAAATGGTGTGGAACGGCAATATCTACGATTACGACTACTGGACCATTCCCAAGGGCAGTCCCAATCTGGATGCCGCTTACAAGTTTCTGGCCTTTGTCAGCCAGCCAGGAGCACAGGCCGAATACGTGAAGGGCATCAGCTACGGGGTGAGTCACCGCAAGGCCCCCGCGCTGATCGACAAGGGCATACTGGGCAATCTGCCCACGGCTCCGCAAAACCTGAAGCAGGGCGTGGCGATTGACAGCAGCTTCTGGGTGGATCACGGCGAAAACCTGGAGCAGCGCTTCAACGCCTGGGCGGCGCGCTAA
- a CDS encoding TMEM165/GDT1 family protein, producing MMQSFLVSTGVVALAEIGDKTQLLSLILAARYRKPVPIILGILLATLVNHAGAGGLGAWLSTALSPNILNWTVVASFALMAGWILIPDKLDEGEIVMPKRQMGVFATTVFAFFLAEMGDKTQVVTIALAARFHDFLPVVAGTTLGMMLANVPVIYLGSRFADRLPTKAVHIVASLIFVVLGVLALMNAINGNPLLG from the coding sequence TTGATGCAGTCTTTTCTGGTATCCACCGGTGTAGTAGCCCTGGCCGAAATCGGCGACAAGACCCAACTGCTTTCCCTGATTCTGGCAGCGCGTTACCGCAAGCCTGTTCCCATCATTCTTGGCATTTTGCTGGCCACGCTGGTCAATCATGCCGGTGCCGGTGGCCTGGGAGCCTGGCTGTCCACCGCGCTCAGCCCCAATATCCTCAACTGGACTGTCGTAGCTTCCTTTGCCCTGATGGCCGGCTGGATTCTGATTCCAGACAAGCTGGATGAGGGTGAAATCGTCATGCCCAAGCGCCAGATGGGCGTATTCGCCACCACCGTGTTTGCCTTTTTCCTGGCGGAAATGGGTGACAAGACGCAAGTGGTGACCATTGCGCTGGCAGCGCGCTTTCATGACTTCCTGCCGGTGGTGGCTGGCACCACATTGGGCATGATGCTGGCCAACGTGCCGGTGATTTATCTGGGTAGCCGCTTTGCCGACCGCCTGCCCACCAAGGCGGTGCATATTGTTGCTTCGCTGATTTTCGTGGTGCTGGGTGTGCTGGCTCTGATGAATGCCATCAATGGTAATCCCTTGCTGGGGTGA